One Puntigrus tetrazona isolate hp1 chromosome 25, ASM1883169v1, whole genome shotgun sequence genomic window, attttcactttttgagtgaactactTTATCCCTTTAAGTTTGATTGACAACACATggcataaaaaagcaaaaatctgagTTAAGCCTAAATTATACTTTGTTTCTGTATGTATAAGCTAACATACGTGTACAATAAATGCCTAGCCTTTCAAAAGGTTTGTGCAAACACAAGCAGTCTTCACACACACTGTAGAGAGCTTCAtcttttatttactatatttttctCCAAAGGTTATGACTAATAAGTGtctttttactcttttaaaacaaagttgCTTCTCTCTCATAAAACCCTTACACAAACACTTGTCATTGCAGGCATCTGTTGCAGTTGCAATCTCAGCTATGTTGTCATTTAATCTCTTTAGTTTAATTTTGTATTGTAGCCAGTTTTGCCACTTTTGGAACAACTTAGTGCAAAACCAATTCAATATGCATGTGCGACCAACATCACTGTAATCAGTTACCAAAAAAATCAAGTAAATGCAAGTAAagtttgcacattttattctgGTGACAAAATTTGTGTAGGAACATTTTAGTTTTGcagtctatggagggtcagatagctttagatttcctcaaaaatatcttgaaggaacactccactttttttgaaaatttgctcattctccaactcacaagttttaaagttttaaataggaaaaatatcaaaactctttgttcatttttaaaggcgatgctactggtctaattggattcaatgatctatgctaagctatgctaaaagtactCCGGATCCAGAGAtcgcctatttccaaaaaagactgagtgttcctttaaattgtgttccgaataTAAACAAAATGGTTAAGGGTTTGAAGTTACATGagaatgagtaattaatgacagaactttcattttggggtgaactaatcctttaaaataTCAAGAATAAACATATAGCTTAAATACTTGcaagttttaaataaaggttttaacAGAAGTaagtgcttttataaaaaaacattaacatttatgcatttgaatcCTCTCAGAACATTTAAGAATGAGGAACAAGTCTGAATTAAATAGCAATCAACATTAAACCACAAGGGGTGTCGATTGAGCATCAACTTAAATTGAACTCCAAAGCTTGTTGAACAAGGAAATTTAAGCCCACTAAAAACCACAGCCTTTCCATTTAAGGCCATCGACTTCATTGTTAGGCTGAAACATAGTGATCAAGTTAGCATGTTATTCTGAATCTAGGGTGTAGGCGCTCTGTAGTGTGTCAGGAGATTAAAGCCACAACTATGGCACCAATCAGGTCAATTCCTCAAAAACGCATGATACAATCTGAAAGCTGCCCCAGGGCAATACCACTATCTCTTTGTGTCTGCAGAAGAGACACTCCTCCTCACTGAGGAAGATGAAGCACAGTTAAGATGTCTGTCCTGACCCACATATATGCATTTACACTGATTTACTGTCATCAAACAacctttttgttaatttaacagcatttttcattttaaaatgtgcgaACAGAAAGAGACCTACCATTTATAAAATGCCAACAAATCGGCTCCGGACATTTGTTGGCTTATAAGTGCAGCAAAAAAACCTTCAAGCTATACGTTTAATACGTTTAAACATAGGCTGCTTTAGTAGTTTAGTAGTTAATGCAAATCCAAATTGTGATTATCTTACATTGTGTGAAATCTGACAGACACTGAATGCAAGAACATCCTGCAATCTCAATGTCGCCACAAAAGGTGCTATAGGTGTAAAGGGGTAAATATCGACATTTACAATCAGATCCTCTTCTGGGTCAAAAGTTTGATAAAAATCTTGCTAAGCAGGTTTGTCTAAGTCTATGTATTACTTGACATGTAACACATACGGTTTAGTAGAACTACTACTTGATTGAAACTGCAACATACTACCCAAGTACATAAAAATTCGAAAATCCTGGCATTTTCAGATTCAATCCGTGTGCATATATTGCTGTAACGCAACAGATGCACGCAGATAAAATGTTGAATAGTGTGCAAATATTAAATGTGCTGCATTCAGGTGAAATGGTAAACCAGCAACTTTACTAGTTTAACCAGCTTCATGTGTAAAAGTGTTGTGAACCTGCTAGAATAAAGCCAAGCTCAATCCTGAAAGCAGGCCCGGTCCACTCAATCATCAGTCTGACCCGTGAAAGCCCCAAGGTTCAACTTCTGTTGGACCTACTGTAGATTGCATTAAACCATAAGAGATGGAATGGCACGAAAACATCTGATACAGTATGAGTTCAACTATGGACCTTATTAACTTGTCTATTCAATCAGATTTCTTATATGactaatatttagttttcaatGCACCTcatatgattattaaaatactttttttgaagTAGCAGACATCACACCAGTATAACGCAACAATACACTTCAATCATCCATTAAAAGTGACCGTACCTCAATGTACGGAATGATTTTACAGGAGAATTCCCCAAGGAGCCAATCCTTAGTGAGTTCGTGGAATATAACAAGCGGCAAGCAGAAAAAGAGGATGACAAAATCCCACAGGGCGAGGTTGGCCAGCAAGGAGTTCGAAATGCTTCTCATGTAGTAATTGTGGCACACTATGCACATGATCGCTATATTCCCAATAATTCCCACAGTGAAAATGAGAATGGAGACGCACATGACGGCATACGCGCCGTACGATTCACCTGTCACGGGGTAAAACGGGTTCTTCACCCCCGGAGCTTTTGATCGCGTGTTAAAGGGGACGAACGGGGTAAAGGCTTCCTCGAAGTCCTCCACAGGTGAGGTGCCCCATTCAGGGATAGAAGTGAACTCCGTAGGCTGGATCTGCGCTACGGGTTTAGGCAAGGGCTCCGCGCGCCCGAGTTCATCGTCTGGAGATTTGATGGTTTGATTCCCGCCCGTTACTCTCTCCTGTCGACGAAAACGCCTTTTAACGCCCGGCTTTCCTTTCATAAACTGTCCATATCCGTCCAGCCGATCGCTCTCCTCGTACTTTCGCCTGGAAGACGCCCTCGCGTTATCGCTCCCGTTCTCCGGCGTTAGCTTCACGGCGGTCCCGCTCGTCGAAAGCACGTCCGTGGGCTCCTCGAAACTCGTTTCGCTTAAAGTTAAACGTCGCTCACGGCCGTCCGTGCCGATTTCACGCACTTTATGGGATGAAGCCCTTTCAAGCGTTACATCTGCCGCGTTGCCGCCGCGCGCGAGAACCGCCGAAAGTTCACAGCAAACgagcaaacaaaacacagttAAAAATTGCACATCCATCGTGTATATTCCTCGAAAAATATCCAAATCCGATCGTCCCGGTACCGTTAAGGCAAAGCTGCGGAGCGAACGTCAAGCTTCGTTCCGTTCGCCGGTCTCTCGTTTAGACGAGCATCCCCGGTTTCCATTTCTAAAAGTAGTAATATAACAGCAGAAGCGTGAGGGGAAAAAGTGGAAATGCTTGGTCAGAGAGGTGATTGACCAAACAATTAAAAGCTAACCGAAGCCCCTGAAACATTTCCTAGAGTTTCGTGCGGGGGGAAAGAGAGAACGAGAACATCCAGCATCTCGGTAAAGTGAAAGTCCTTGAGCTCCTGAAGCGCATCTGTCACAAGAGCAACCACCTAGCGGTCTGAAACAGAAACGCATCAACCGACTGTCTATGCTCGGTTACCTTCCTTTAGCTGGAGAAATACACACGCAATACAGGTCTAAGCAAAAGAGAATTTTTTTGGACTCTATACAGAACTAGCCAATCACTTGGGACTGGTTTCTAACCGGAACTCCAAGTGAATCCAGAAGAAAAGAATGAACAGATGTCTTATAAATATagagtgttttattgttttagtttacagtGTGAATTCATGGATTGCGTTTGACCATAATGTATTAACATTTCTTAACGCAAGCTACTCTACTCTGTGATCTCTTTATCCGAAGCGAATAACCTCTCTATTCCTCTTTAATTTCTGTGTTTCTGATCTGGTAGCAAACTGCATTCGCGTCGTTGTCCTTTACGGTGTAGACATAGAGGCAAAGATCCAGCCACGGACGCTCCtctacaaagacaaaaaaagaacaaacaaaaaacattgtatgctaaataatgttaaaaagtatAGCGGTAGTATTAAATGTTTACCCAAACTGCTGTGTGGAGGTTGAATTGTGTCCATGATGGTCTGAATCTTGTCCTGCAGATCCTGGCTGCCTGAAGCATCTGCAGCAGAAACGTGGAAGAAGCTCTCCTGTAAAGAACAGGCAGTGATTCAAAGCTATTACTGAACAGAAAACAGCACCCTCTGCTGACCTTCGCATCTACgtaataattgcaattatttaacCGAATGCTGAAAGCACGAAACATCTATATACACAGCGTTTACGTgcagcatataaatatttatgcatgtgcACTTACAGCGTTTTCCCACAGCAGAGCCTGTAATGTGTCAGTCTGGTCCTCCAGCTCAAACTGGACTAACAGTCTGTACTGCATCAGCTGAACTCCCAGAGCTGTGTGACAGAGATAATTATAGTCACGCATTTTAAAGTCAAACTTTTTTAGGCTAACTAGGACCTAAcattaggggaaaaaaacccaaGATTTAATTACAGTGATGCCTGGGTAagcttttttgaaaatacaCCTGCAAACAAATAAGTCTGACCAGAGCTGGGCtcattaaaattaacaaaacataataaataataacaatgacgACAACAAAATATCtcaatatcatttaaaaactgatgttATTATGGTCTTAGCCAAGTCCTTGTTCTGAAATTTTAATTGAGGTTGCAAACACGGcccaaaaatgcaattttaacaTAAGTAGATTTTAACATAAGTAACAAGGGGacgtatttaaataaattactgtattaaaaacatttgttacttgaaatacaaatataaaaaataactattatttcaatttgctaaatttttgtttagttttacttGCTGTgcaaaaatagctaaaacaaaaactgaaaaaa contains:
- the gpr37a gene encoding prosaposin receptor GPR37, which gives rise to MDVQFLTVFCLLVCCELSAVLARGGNAADVTLERASSHKVREIGTDGRERRLTLSETSFEEPTDVLSTSGTAVKLTPENGSDNARASSRRKYEESDRLDGYGQFMKGKPGVKRRFRRQERVTGGNQTIKSPDDELGRAEPLPKPVAQIQPTEFTSIPEWGTSPVEDFEEAFTPFVPFNTRSKAPGVKNPFYPVTGESYGAYAVMCVSILIFTVGIIGNIAIMCIVCHNYYMRSISNSLLANLALWDFVILFFCLPLVIFHELTKDWLLGEFSCKIIPYIEVASLGVTTFTLCALCIDRFRAASNVQMYYEMIENCTSTTAKLTVIWLGALLLALPELLIRQLVKEEREPPEVIPCEHCVIRISTALPDTLYVLGLTYNSARLWWYFGCYFCLPTLFTIISSVVTARKIRKAERTSVRGNRKQIQLESQMNCIVVALAILYGFCVIPENISNIVAVYMATGVPRRTLDILHLVSQMMLFCKSAVTPVLLLALCRPFSKAFLDCCCCCFEECGPPKSSEPNSDDNDQDGTTELELSPYSTVVRRDPSTFPIAGTHC